The following proteins are encoded in a genomic region of Maylandia zebra isolate NMK-2024a linkage group LG1, Mzebra_GT3a, whole genome shotgun sequence:
- the ccnb2 gene encoding G2/mitotic-specific cyclin-B2 isoform X2, which yields MSVEVRAVLLTAENRQKPGKAAAAAGPRRAALGEITNFNAAVTVTKRTGQTKVSAKPSCVQVAKPADVRPVQAATEPLPLVLEESATDVSMKEETELCLAFSEALLAVQDVDEEDADQPQLCSEYVKDIYKYLHNLELQQTVRANYMQGYEITDGMRALLIDWLVQVHSRFQLLQETLYLTVAILDRFLQVQPVSRRKLQLVGVTAMLVACKYEEMYAPEVGDFAYITDNAFTKSQILEMEQQILKGLKFQLGRPLPLHFLRRASKVANSDGERHTLAKYLMELTLLDYNMVHYRPSEVAAASLCLSQLLLDGLPWSPTQQHYSTYGEAHLKPIMQHIAKNVVLVNEGKTKFQAVRKKYSSSKLLKISLIPQLKSSIVKNMAAAVL from the exons ATGTCTGTGGAAGTTCGTGCTGTG CTCCTAACCGCAGAGAACCGGCAGAAACCGGGGAAAGCCGCCGCAGCAGCGGGTCCGAGGAGAGCAGCTCTCGGAGAGATTACCAACTTTAACGCAGCAGTGACTGTCACAAAG AGAACAGGACAGACAAAAGTGTCAGCCAAGCCATCTTGTGTCCAAGTGGCTAAACCTGCCGATGTTCGACCAGTCCAAGCAGCTACAGAGCCTCTTCCTTTGGTTTTGGAGGAATCTGCAACTGATGTGTCCATGAAGGAGGAGACTGAGTTGTGCCTGGCTTTCTCTGAGGCACTGCTTGCGGTGCAGGACGTGGATGAGGAGGATGCAGACCAGCCACAGCTCTGTTCAGAATATGTGAAGGATATCTACAAGTATCTGCACAACCTGGAG TTGCAGCAGACAGTACGAGCAAACTACATGCAGGGCTACGAAATCACTGATGGTATGCGAGCGCTTCTCATCGACTGGCTGGTCCAGGTTCACTCCAGGTTCCAGCTGCTGCAGGAGACTCTGTACCTCACAGTTGCCATTCTGGACCGCTTTCTTCAG GTCCAGCCAGTGTCTCGCAGGAAGCTGCAACTTGTCGGTGTGACTGCCATGCTGGTGGCCTGCAAGTATGAGGAGATGTATGCCCCAGAGGTTGGCGACTTTGCCTACATAACCGACAACGCCTTTACAAAATCTCAGATTCTCGAGATGGAGCAGCAGATTCTGAAGGGCCTGAAATTTCAGCTGGGGCGTCCTCTCCCACTGCACTTTCTCAGACGGGCATCTAAGGTGGCAAAT TCTGATGGGGAGAGACACACGCTGGCCAAGTACCTGATGGAGCTGACCCTGCTCGACTACAATATGGTGCACTACAGGCCCTCTGAGGTCGCTGCTGCTTCCCTCTGCCTCTCCCAGCTGCTGCTGGACGGCCTACCCTGG TCTCCCACACAGCAGCACTACTCTACCTATGGCGAGGCCCACCTGAAGCCCATCATGCAGCACATTGCCAAAAATGTTGTGCTGGTAAATGAAGGGAAAACGAAGTTCCAG GCTGTGAGGAAAAAGTACTCGAGCAGCAAGCTTCTCAAGATCAGCCTCATTCCTCAGCTCAAATCTTCAATTGTcaagaacatggcagcagctGTACTCTGA
- the ccnb2 gene encoding G2/mitotic-specific cyclin-B2 isoform X1, protein MSVEVRAVQLLTAENRQKPGKAAAAAGPRRAALGEITNFNAAVTVTKRTGQTKVSAKPSCVQVAKPADVRPVQAATEPLPLVLEESATDVSMKEETELCLAFSEALLAVQDVDEEDADQPQLCSEYVKDIYKYLHNLELQQTVRANYMQGYEITDGMRALLIDWLVQVHSRFQLLQETLYLTVAILDRFLQVQPVSRRKLQLVGVTAMLVACKYEEMYAPEVGDFAYITDNAFTKSQILEMEQQILKGLKFQLGRPLPLHFLRRASKVANSDGERHTLAKYLMELTLLDYNMVHYRPSEVAAASLCLSQLLLDGLPWSPTQQHYSTYGEAHLKPIMQHIAKNVVLVNEGKTKFQAVRKKYSSSKLLKISLIPQLKSSIVKNMAAAVL, encoded by the exons ATGTCTGTGGAAGTTCGTGCTGTG CAGCTCCTAACCGCAGAGAACCGGCAGAAACCGGGGAAAGCCGCCGCAGCAGCGGGTCCGAGGAGAGCAGCTCTCGGAGAGATTACCAACTTTAACGCAGCAGTGACTGTCACAAAG AGAACAGGACAGACAAAAGTGTCAGCCAAGCCATCTTGTGTCCAAGTGGCTAAACCTGCCGATGTTCGACCAGTCCAAGCAGCTACAGAGCCTCTTCCTTTGGTTTTGGAGGAATCTGCAACTGATGTGTCCATGAAGGAGGAGACTGAGTTGTGCCTGGCTTTCTCTGAGGCACTGCTTGCGGTGCAGGACGTGGATGAGGAGGATGCAGACCAGCCACAGCTCTGTTCAGAATATGTGAAGGATATCTACAAGTATCTGCACAACCTGGAG TTGCAGCAGACAGTACGAGCAAACTACATGCAGGGCTACGAAATCACTGATGGTATGCGAGCGCTTCTCATCGACTGGCTGGTCCAGGTTCACTCCAGGTTCCAGCTGCTGCAGGAGACTCTGTACCTCACAGTTGCCATTCTGGACCGCTTTCTTCAG GTCCAGCCAGTGTCTCGCAGGAAGCTGCAACTTGTCGGTGTGACTGCCATGCTGGTGGCCTGCAAGTATGAGGAGATGTATGCCCCAGAGGTTGGCGACTTTGCCTACATAACCGACAACGCCTTTACAAAATCTCAGATTCTCGAGATGGAGCAGCAGATTCTGAAGGGCCTGAAATTTCAGCTGGGGCGTCCTCTCCCACTGCACTTTCTCAGACGGGCATCTAAGGTGGCAAAT TCTGATGGGGAGAGACACACGCTGGCCAAGTACCTGATGGAGCTGACCCTGCTCGACTACAATATGGTGCACTACAGGCCCTCTGAGGTCGCTGCTGCTTCCCTCTGCCTCTCCCAGCTGCTGCTGGACGGCCTACCCTGG TCTCCCACACAGCAGCACTACTCTACCTATGGCGAGGCCCACCTGAAGCCCATCATGCAGCACATTGCCAAAAATGTTGTGCTGGTAAATGAAGGGAAAACGAAGTTCCAG GCTGTGAGGAAAAAGTACTCGAGCAGCAAGCTTCTCAAGATCAGCCTCATTCCTCAGCTCAAATCTTCAATTGTcaagaacatggcagcagctGTACTCTGA
- the crybgx gene encoding crystallin beta gamma X — MNIFTKVPGLVQQTSKLGSVLQRAFYGSSGRVTLFEQRNFAGRKLDLSSDCTRVSDKNFPERCNSVQVESGAWVGYEHENFRGRQYLWDMSDRGEYNCYDRWCAQVDHISSVRAVKQDNNPARAQLFERAGFSGKKMELQDDIPNLMSRYSLNRVASIRVLGGAWVVYQEPNYRGPHYILEKRDYNNFSDWGSQNSTIGSMRRVRFN, encoded by the exons ATGAACATCTTTACTAAGGTCCCAGGATTAGTCCAACAAACCAG CAAGCTGGGGTCTGTGCTCCAACGTGCCTTCTACGGGTCCAGTGGGAGG GTGACCCTTTTTGAACAGCGAAACTTTGCTGGCAgaaagctggacctgagctccgACTGCACCAGGGTCAGTGACAAGAACTTCCCAGAGAGATGTAACTCTGTCCAGGTGGAGAGTGGAGC ATGGGTGGGTTATGAGCATGAAAACTTCCGGGGACGTCAGTACCTATGGGACATGTCAGACAGGGGCGAGTACAACTGCTACGATAGGTGGTGTGCCCAAGTGGACCACATCTCCTCTGTCCGTGCTGTCAAACAG GACAACAACCCTGCCAGAGCTCAGCTGTTTGAACGAGCTGGTTTCTCTGGTAAGAAGATGGAGCTCCAGGATGACATCCCCAACCTTATGAGCCGCTACAGCCTCAACAGAGTAGCCTCCATTCGTGTGCTCGGAGGAGC GTGGGTGGTGTATCAGGAGCCCAACTACAGAGGACCCCACTACATCCTGGAGAAGCGTGATTACAACAACTTCTCTGACTGGGGCAGCCAGAACAGCACCATTGGCTCCATGCGGAGAGTTCGCTTCAACTGA